The nucleotide sequence CATGACCTCTGCTATTTAGGAGCCCTTAGCCAAGaattacaaataagcaaataggTATCAGGtggctactatgtgccaggcattgctctAAGCACATCATGCAGATCAATTGGATCCTCAAAATAACCTTCTACACTGATCCTTTTATtatctgaggaaactgaggcacagtgaaggaatgtttttaatttatcctAGACAAAAAGGCTGCTAAAAACTGGAGGTAAGAGTTGAACTCACTATGTCTGAATTCAGAATCCTTACCTGCCGGCATATGAGTGACTTAGCCCCCTACCCTGCCCACTCTACTTGTCTGTCAAGTCCTGTTTACTTTACCTCCTACATACCTTTCGAGCACGTCCTACTCTTCTTCATCCCCTCAGCTACCCCTAGTTCCAGTCACCATTTCTATCACCTTGAAGTCCTTTAAGATACTCTGTTCCTCCTATTTTAAACTCTATAGATGTAGTATGAACCTGGTCATGTGATGCCCTGCCTCGGTGGATTGCCATGGCCCTTCGATCCAGGCAAGACTCTTTAACCTGGCCCACCATACCTGAATCGTTTGATCTCTGCCCACCCAGAATCTGTTTTCCTTGTCCCATGCTCATGTTCACTCTGCCTTCTGTCCTCCCCAGGCCCCACCATTGAGCCTTTGTGCATGCTACTCCCTGTTCCTGGAAAACCCTTCCACCCACTTTTTGCCTAAAACATTACCCATCTTTCTCAACTCAACTCCAGACTGGCTTTCTCAGAGAAGGCAATCCCAACCTCCCTGACCACACTGAGCAGATCAAATCCTATTGTGGGTCTCAGAGGCACTCAatacacatttgttgaatgaataaaaaaaaatcttcgaTAGTCTTTTTGCATCCCAGGGAGATGGGCATGAAATTAAGATGCAGCAGAAAGGAAAAGCCCTCTGTTGTGCAGCAGTCAGGAGAGGTGTTTTGGTGCAAAGTTGGATTTGTGTAGGCAGAGAGGTGGTCACTCCATagcaaaaaagttagaaaatataaattgcttCATTTATCACTCGCAGCAACAATGTTGTATATGTTAGGGCAACAATGGCCACCTGGGGCTCAAAAAATTGTAAGCGTGACAGGTATCTAAATAGCCAAAAGAATCTGATTCAATGCCACTCCTTCACCAGTCATTTGTTTTGGGAAACTGAGTCTCGGGCATTACCTGATAGGAAAAGGTCATTACTAATGGCACACACCATATCTGGAACAGTAATGAATCTAAATTGCAGGTCTCCCAAGTCCAGCAGTTTTGCCAGAGACCAGCCCTCAGCGATCAGGGCACAAAGCCAGTCCAGGAAGGCAGAAGGTAAGTACAGGGGGAGGAGGGGTTGGTTATTCTGCGGCTCTGAATATTACCTTGTTTGAgatctaaacatttttttccgCAGCTGAAGACACAGCACTTCTTGTTGTCCGGGCATTGTCTGTGCCTTGTACACACATCCCTTTCTCTGAATTCACATTCTTCTCTGATGGTGGGACATCTCCCTAGGGAAGGAGCAGTTTCACACCCGTGTGCTTTAGAGAGCATAGTGTCTGCCCGCTTTGCCAGACACAAGGCAATTCTAGAGAGTCAGGGAAGTTTGCTTCGACTTTGCTTGCCCCCAGGAGTTCTTTTCCTCAGGGTGGCCTCACTCACTTCCCTACTGCATACACCCTCCCTTCCCCCTGACcactcctccctctcttcccaccctccaagCTCCAGCCCATCTAAGGCAGAATTTCTCAACCACCGGTAAtatttgggctggataattctttgtttgggaggctgaactggggATTGTAGGATGTTCAGCCGCATCCCAGGCCTCTTCCCATCAGACACCAGTAGCACCCCCTGATTGTAACAATGGAAAATGGCTCCAGGCACTGCAAGGTCCCCTGGAAGGCAAAAATCTCCCAATTGGGGGCCACTGAATAAAGCTGATGTGGTCTTTTTGGCTTTGTTGAGGAATCGGTGTTTGGAAGTTCCTCTAGGTGGTGGTATTAAACAGCAATTAGTATCACTTACCCCTGAGCCAGTTAAGATTTTGAATTCTGACTCTTGGTCTGAATTCTGACcctctctgaaccttggtttcatcatctgtaaaatcatTTTGACCTTACGGAgttgtgagaaaaaaatgagacaaagtATATAAAGCCCTCATCAGAGTAACAGATGCGCAGTCATATTATCTAACATTTGCTAAGTATTTACCATAAGCCGAGCACTCTTCTAAGCATTTTAagtgtatgatctcatttaatctttataatcgCTCTATGAAGGAGGTTCTATTAATATCCCCAtgttacagatgtggaaactgaggcccatgaaatttaagtagcttgcccaagaTTACAGGGCTACCAAGATTTGAACCCACTAAGTCTGATTCCAGATCCCTCTGTAGTTTTAAAATCCCTTTTCAGAAATCCTTACTTCCTGAGTGTTCAGTAAATGATAACAATGATCATTGTTACATTATAGTCATGGAATATTAGTGTCTGAAGTTTAAAGGAACTTCTGGATGCTGTCCTTTATCTCAAAGTAGGGAGCCCCTAGGGATACAGTGACACTTCATGGGACTACATTTGAAAGAACCAGGAGTGGATACAAATAATACCTCAAGGAAGGGGCCTGTTTTGCTCGCGAGATAAGGAGAAGGTCCCTTGGTTTCCCGGATTCCTGTAGCGACTCCCCTGAATGCTAGATCCCGTGACTCTCCTCCACCTCCTTGATAAAGGCCCTCCACTTCAAAGGGGGTGAAAGTGGGGATTGCCTAAGTCAGGGTTACTGCATTCCCAGAAGAGATCTTCCACAGGAGGGATCTTACAACgatctctctcctctcccaacCCGGGACCTGGGCTAAGATGGTGGAAAGCAACCCAGATCTGAAGAGTTGTTCCCTGTTCCTTCCTCCCAGCAGACTCCCCTCTCTCTAGGGTAAGGGCTGAGGCCAGTACTTACTGGGAAATAACCAGTCAGTCAGACCAGGTCCCTGGACATTCGCTAAGAGGACGAATAGCACCAGGAGGCTCAAAAGTCCAGAAGATCCCATGCTGAAGAGAGGCCAGGCTTTCTGGTGGTTCCAGAATTTGGAATGCTCAGCTGCTGCACCTTGGATATAAGAACTGGACACAAACCGGCCACCCCCTTTCTTCTGGGAACACTAAGTTCCCAAGGTCACAAATGGGACTAACTGACACCCACAGCTCATAGCTTGGGAGGAAGGGTCTCTCACTGAATGGATCTTGATCCTTACACCCCTAGGCTGCACTGGGCTGGGGCTCTAGTCAACCCCAGGGAGTGGGCAAAGCTTGTCTCCCACTTTCCAGGCTGCCTTCAGGGGAATGCTATCATCTTGGGTCTTCATCTTGATAACTTGGAGAGCGGTGGAGTGTCctcatt is from Piliocolobus tephrosceles isolate RC106 unplaced genomic scaffold, ASM277652v3 unscaffolded_29289, whole genome shotgun sequence and encodes:
- the LOC111529426 gene encoding eppin-like; this translates as MGSSGLLSLLVLFVLLANVQGPGLTDWLFPRRCPTIREECEFRERDVCTRHRQCPDNKKCCVFSCGKKCLDLKQGNIQSRRITNPSSPCTYLLPSWTGFVP